The sequence TTTGTAAGGTTTTTCCCTTTTTTCTCAAGCTTGGTAAGCTTTGTCTAATTCTGATAACATAGTATATGTGGTTTCATACGTTTCACATACATCCCCAGGAACTTTATAGTTGTCTGTGATTATACGTAATTGAGTAAATTCAGCATCCAAGTCTGGTTTGTTTACGTGTCCGATTTTTACTTTTTCGCTGATTTTTGTAAATAATTCACGTACTTCAAAAGCTTCTGGATGACTTTTACCATGAGCCCGCGTAATGGCA is a genomic window of Niallia sp. XMNu-256 containing:
- a CDS encoding iron-sulfur cluster repair di-iron protein, ric, giving the protein MMSVQNRTFNEVATNYLEKLDLFTHAITRAHGKSHPEAFEVRELFTKISEKVKIGHVNKPDLDAEFTQLRIITDNYKVPGDVCETYETTYTMLSELDKAYQA